CACTCTTCCCTGGTTTTACGCAGCGTCCTTTTGTGGTAGAACGGCGAGGGCTTGTGGGTTCCCTCCGAGAGATCTTTGAACAGCCCCAGCCAGCTTAGATGCTCCACACTCTGAAGACAAATGGCAAGCAGCACTGAACACAAACCTACTGGAGCTCACACTACATATTATTACTGGCTTTTTCCTAAGTGATTATTTCCCCAGCCCTGCTGCACTGTGACATCCAATCATAGGGTTCCCCCACCTGCCAAACCCACTTTATCCCCATGTTTGTCTCTAagttttgaatttaaaaaaactacTGGTATTTTTGTTCAGTTATTTGAGGCGGAACAAGCTTAAACAACACAACACTGGATGTGGGAAACTTTGCTGGGATACCTCCAGTTTCTCTCTGAATGAAtccacctgcttcttcatctcATACACAACTGCAGGGGTCTCGCCAGCCTCGATGAGGATTTTCTTCTCCAGGCCCTGCAGTCTGGGATCAGTGAAGCAACCATTCATGAACTTTTCAGCTGTACGTGCCATGGCTCAGATTCTGGTCTTTAATGCCTGATATGAGACTTTAAAAAGCACACTGATGGTAGCATACCTAAGAGATCTTTATGCATGTTCTCTCCCTTGTTACCCGGCCTGCCCCACCTACCTTTTTTCCATGGATGACAGGTCAAATCCTAGTGCACCAGCAAGCTCGGCACCTGAAATGACGTAAAAAGATGAAGACCGTCAACAGTTTCCATGTGAACTGGATCACTGCCATTCCCATGATGCCTAATTAAAGATAATTAAAGATACCTAACAGCTCACTGTTGCAGTCGGCAGCCACCACCTCTAGCTTGTAGCACAGGTTGGGGCTGTTGGGTTCAAGGCTCGGAGAAATGTTGATGATGTTGCCTTTTGGGTTGTACAGTTTCAGGATGTCATGGGGTCCGGCCTCGGCGGCAGAGCGGAACAGATCTAGAAAGACCAGCTTGAGGTTTATTTTATAGAATCACCTGAGGAAGTCCAGGAATTGTGATTCAAATGAACAGACATATATAACCACGTCCACATTACTAAACAACTTTGATAAGAATCATTTAATTTAGACTTAGATTTTTTGTCTGAGCTATTTTGAAAATTttcttgcattttgttttttttaggtttttgatATAATTTCTGTGCTAACACTTATATAATATTTGTAAAGTGCTCAGTATCCAAACAACCCATTATCGACAAACAACTATAATAACCAGCAACACCAACAGTCACCAACAACAATCCACAACCAGCAACAATCagcaacaaccacaaccacCAATACCAAAAATCAGCAACAACCAACTACGATCAACAACAACCAACTATAACaaccagcaacaacaaaaaccaacaacaacaaacagtaACAAGGTTTAtcagaaaaaagtaaaatttacTTAAGAGGGGTgatttacacaaatttggtttgtGTGGTTGTGCTATACTCATACTTGGATATTTAATATGAACTTCTATAATCATACAATGTATATTAAACTAAAAGAGCtctattatttatatttatagcaCTTCATCTAATAttagtttagaaatgttttcatATACCCAGTTCTCAGAGAATTACAGTACTTAAAAAGCTCGGGGAGTTTTTGCCTAAATGTGGCCCATACACCGTAGTGTCTCAGAAACACGAGCAGCCCCGAACATGACTGGGAAGCATTAAGCACTGCAGGAGTCTCTATTATAATTATCAGTCACAAAcgctgaaaaacacacatcacGCATGTAAAGTCGTCTATAGATGACTGTAGAAAAATCAAGTGCAAATTAAGTGGAACGAGTGTCTACAACTATGCAGGTACAACGTTCAGATAATTCAATACAGGAAAGCAAACTTCAAAAACTAGTACAATAGAAGTTAAATGCAGTCATCTAAATTAAGTAAGAACACTGCTTGCAGTTACAGCACTGTTCTAATGAGTAAGATCTGTAGTATGTAATGTGCGTGGAGACCATGATGCCAAAGGCTGAAGCTGCTGTGAGAGGTGAGGAgctgtcagtggcagctgtatTTGCAGCAAAGACTGCTTTGTCTTATGTTGATTCATGTATCAAATTTGCTTTATTGATTTTAGTCACAAAAGAGTATTTCCTGAACTCTAAGCATAAGAATATTCCACTTTAATTCATTTGTCCAAAACAACACGTTAGAATGCATTTGATCATATGAAACATAAACTTCAGCTTCGGCTCCTACCTTTGACATCCTGAGCCGGACAGTCGACTGGGAACTCCGCCTGCTCCGGTCTCCCGTTCACCGTGAAGTAGATTACTTTTGTTTCCATGTCATGAATCTAAACCCACTGATGCTGCTGTGTGCACTGCTGATCTGGCTCTGATGTCTGTCTCCTCTTATTATCTTAATGATAAACTCTCCACCCCCTCTCCACCTCCTaagctcctcctccttcccctGCCTTTGGACTCCAACATTTCTCAGAGCAACAGCCAACTGTCTTCACCTgaaatttagatttttataaCAATTAAAAAGGTTATGAGGgtgttttttcaaaaaatgattACAGTAGTGGTTCTCAAATTGTGGGTGACAAATTACGGGCACAGAGGTGAACATGGTGTTgatttttaatacaaatataATTACAGTTCTACAAGAAAGAGAGAATGGTCTTTATAGAGTAAAACTGAGAATGAGATAACCAATCAGAGTGTTTTTGGCTGATTTTTAAGTGCTGTAGCGAACCTGCTGTTTAGTGCACGTTGTTGCTTTTTAACTCAAAGGGTGAAGTTGAACTCGACTTCAGAGTAAGTTACAGTTTCGCTGGAGACAACACTTTTAAATCTCACTGAAGTAATATAAAGCTTACATGTGATCAAATATCAGCTTTTTGCGGCTCATTTGTTAGGGCACATGTTCAGCCTTTACAGGGTTCCCCTATGCTGTGATGCTGTGTACATACAGTAGTAGGCACATTGCTATGAAAGAGTATTAGGACCATGTTAAGAATTTTATAGAAGGTACAGGAGCCATGGCAGTTGTTTGGTTGAAACAACAACCACAATCTCCacatttagacttttttttctcaaaatagtAATTAAATTTAATGTCGAAATTTCAACTTTAATCCTAAAATGGCCATTTTTCAATCTAAATGTGAAaacttttatatgttttttttttgcttgttgtttaaaatttgacttttatatatttttagttcgtatttttgcttttattctcCACAGTTTTAAgttctgtttcattttaattttgatatatttcatttttaagtatttatttattgcatttgttttcaaatttattcaattttttttccagtttttgcacaaatgtgtttttctttccttgaaatatttatattttttgtaatttaaacaTTAAGACTTTGTACCAAAACTGTATgaaattttataaaataaaatatgatgcCTGCACAAtgacttttttcagttttacataattttatatttccaTTCTTAGGATTGGTGTTTGAAGCAGGAATTTTTATCATAATTAAAATGTTATGAGATGTTTCTTATGAATAGAAATGTAGAGGTTCTCAAACTTTAGAGGTAAAGATGCGCACAGCCAGGTGAGGCATAAGAAGTGATAATCACATAAGAAAATGAGATGTTGATTTACCCTAAATATAGctgatactactactactactactaatgataataataataacaacaacaacaacaacaacaacaacaacaataatgaaaaagaagaagaaaaatacactAAAAAGGTTTAGCCCAAGATTCTGACTTTaacttaatttaattttaattcaattacttgtaaattttccattttttgttaaataaatacgatgtaaaatgttaaatttaaagGAATATGTTCAAATTAAATGTACTTGATTGGTATACAAATATACCAAGAACATTTTCTAAAATATTCTTAAAGAGGAAGAATTTTAATAAgtacctttgttttgttttgttttactttcactttcctttaattaaaaaattgtttcattttttactgacgttttttttttttctctttcttttttgagCGTGAAAATAGTTAATGTAGGAGAAGAAACCGACTAACAAACACACCTCCGCACCTGTAGGTGTCGCTGCACAGAGCGCGGAGCTGCAGACGTGACGCGTTTCTCCGGCACTCGTTGGTGTTCAGCGCATGTGCAGCCGGATGTGGGTCATTATCAGCAGCAGCATCGTGGTTTATGGACGGCTAAGTGAGTGTTTGTCTCAGTTTATGTGGCGTTTGTAGCTTCCAACAGCGAAAAATGAGTGAAAGTGGCGCCGAAGCGGCTCCTGCTGCGGCCAAAGAGCTGCTGGCGCTGAATCCTGCACAGGAGTCCGACTTCAGAAAGAAGGTTCAggaggtgaagaagaagaaatcaggCAAGGTGGGTGAGACATGTGGCCTTGAAGGAGACCCGATAGTCTGCAgttattttccttttgtttaCTGTCGCTGAGTTTACTCTCAGACTGCTTATGTCTCTCTCTGTAGTCTGTGTTTAACTCGGGTTCAGGTGCCGTGACATCTTTATAGGCTCGTGGTCTTTACTCTGTCAGTCGGCCCACGTGCAGCGTATTTACTCAGGTTTACAGATGTAAGGCAggcccatttaaaaaaagaagaagaaatgacatCCTGTCTCAAATTATTAAGTTTACGGACTGAGAGGAAGATTAATGTTATTACagtaaagaaatcaagagaactGGCCCCAAAGAAATGTGACCAAACTGAATGTAAACTGATTTAAACAAGAAAATCTGTAAATGAGGCGAACATCTGTATGTTTAATATACCGTatataaattgtatttattttgtacttttattttgtagacTTTTTAAAAGCCCGTCTgggaaaaataaatctttaaagtaccgcattttttttctcataattTTGTCTGTGCATTATATTGTATTATAATCTGATCACAGGTGAAGGCCCAGTTCTCTGTGTAATGTGGTGATCTGTCTTTTCCTCATCACAGGCAAACCGTCTGACCCCAGGAGTGATTTATGTCAGCCACCTGCCCCGAAACCTGGTGGAGCCTCAGCTCAAATCTTACTTCGGTCAGTTTGGGAAGATCCTGCGGCTGCGGCTGTCCCGCAGTAAGAAGGTAACCCTGAACATGTGGAAACAAACGTGTGAATGTGTGAGGGGCGATCAGAATCTTCAACTGCATCTGTAGAACTTTCACAGCTATTGCAGCGATGTATCACTTCCTTCAAACTTCACttggagtcttttttttttttgataaaacTTTAGAGGGAAATGGTCACTGAGAGGCTGATTATAGATTGTGTGGTTTGAGGCCTCATAGCCAGAACAGAAACTTCCAGATAAAAATCTCGGGTATAACTCACCAGAAAAGGAGCCCACATGTTGCATCTAAGCAAAAAATGACCTTTGAACTATAACTTGATGAAAAGTTGAGGGATTTGTCTCCTGAAAGCAGtaacaaagtaataaaactgACTCCCAACACCTCCGTGTTCAGCAGGAGCAGTTGAGGAACTTCTTGATCGCCATTCTTGAATCCAGCATGCTCTCTGCAAACATtcagatttctttattttggttAAGTAGTCCAGGCAGGAGCCTGTTTGAAGCTCCACTTAAAATCTGGAGTTTTGGCTGAGACTGAAAATGATCTCAGATGTAAAAGTGGTCTGAGGTCAGATAACTGAGCCTAGAGTACTCTGGTACATTAAGCTTATCACCTGCTCTGCCTGTTATCAGAGTGATAAAACCCATGTGCCAACAAACATCTGGAGGGAATGAAAACATCTGGAGGGCAGAATCTGTGACTGTCACTTTAttcctctctctgtttgtttACAGACTGGTAACAGCAAAGGTTACGCTTTCATCGAGTTTGACTGCGATGAAGTGGCGAAGATCGTTGCAGAGACGATGAATAATTACCTGATGGGAGAGAGACTCATCAAATGTGAGTCAAAGCTCATCTTTTAGATCCTGATTCACAGGAAGTTTTCCTCTAAGGGTCTTATTTCCTACCTgatgtttatttaaatgtatactttttatttttttcctcccaggTCAGGTGTTTCCTCCCGAGAAGGTGCACGAGAAGCTGTTTGTTGGCTCGGAGCGAGGGTTCAAAAAGCCGACGTATCCCGCGGTAACGCGTTACAACAAGAAGCACACAGAGGAGGAAATTGCAAAAATGACCGGCAAGCTGCTGCGCAAAGAGTCGAGGCTCCGAAAGAGGATCGCAGCATACGGCATCGAGTATGAATTCCCTGGATTTGTAAGTGTTTACACGCTGGAGCGGAAACATTAAACGGATTTTGGTTTTAAAAATTGGAAGTGTGCTGTGACATGGCGGCATATTTAAAGGCGTCTGATTTAATTAATGTATTTCTTCCAACTAAATTCCAAACAGCGTGCAGCTGTGATCTGTTCAGAAGCTTCAgtttttacaaaaaagaaaaagggtttTCAGAGAATTACAGGCTGATAACAGCGATTTGGAATATTGCTGATTCCATATAAATTCAACTGAATCTGGAAAAACATTCCCACCTGTCCCCCTCAGAATCATCTGGTTATTTACAGAAACTTTAGATTATTTAATGAAGCCATGCACACTTTTACCCTCATGCTTTCTATCGAGTCATTCCCTGCAGGAATCTCCCCActtcaaatataaatgccacaAACTAAACTCAGGGCTGtttgaaaacctttttttaagcTACAAAGTATAAAATCCTGTGATGTGCTGCGATTTAAGCCTGCAGGCTGCTGGGACTTGTAGTAGACAGCCTGCACAGTAAACAGTGAAAACTACAATCAGTGTCTTCATACTCTTTATTCTGTCTGAGCAATAGTCCAGAAAGTCAAAGCAGATTCTCTTTAACGTCAGGCCTCAGATACTGTGTGCAGTCAGGACTGTTAAACTGTTAGATTGGTGTCAGCTCGGCTTGGTCATAAAAACtggaatatttttttgttttgagattgtttgttctttttgagGTCTCACAAACTTCACCCTCACTGCTCTCTGTGCTCTTCCAGGCGGCTCAGGTTCCTAAGAAGAAGTCCTCCTCCGATGCCGGGAACGTGTCTTCGTGCACTGACGTAAGTCTTGTTGTCATGTTTGGTTTTATGTCAGGCGCAGACTGACAATGGTCCCGGTTCTCTCAGTGTTCTGGGGTCAGATAACTGTGCCTAAAGAACTGCGGTGCGTTAAGCTTATCGCGCGTGTCTGATAGTGCCAGCGTGATAAAACCCATGTACCAACATTTAAGCCTTTTACTTAAAATAGATGCATTTAACAACAAAATCTGCAAAAAAGGATTGATATCATCCAGAGAGACTGAAGAAAGGTGTTGAATTTGATGCCTGAGCGCCACGCTGTACTTTTTTTGCAATACTAGTTTTTACCACAAGGTGgagcagtgagtcagtgtaaCCTTTGCTCTTCCTTAGGACAGCACACCTGTCTGCACACCCTCTTTCCTCGAGAGAAGGAAGTCCACGGCGGCGGAAAATGATGCTGATGATGAGATCATCATCAAGATGCCAGCTGTAGACAAAGAGGAAGActctgaggaggaagaagaggaggaggaagaggaagaagaagggagtgacgaggaggaggaagaggaaagcGAGGAGGACTCTGAGGAGGAGGCTGAGTGAAAGTCCTGAGTGTTGTTGTGGACTCTGAGAGCAGAGAAACGAACGTCAGGATCATGAACTGAATCGTTCTGTGTTCAGAAATCGATGGGACATGTTTGTGTGACGGACACCGCTGAAGGCTGAAGACGAGCTGCGGCCGCTCGTGTACGACACACGAGGCTGCGTTTAGATTTTTTGCTTCGTCTAAAAATGTGTAAACTATAATTCTTCaacaataaatgtaaatatggaAGGAAAGCAGGCGGGAAGGTAACTCGCCTCACCTCTTATCGCTTCACATTTCAGCCacagactgtatttaaaagatggTCGTAACCAAAGGGGCGTCACCTTTGTTGAGGATACCTGCCACCATTTACTTCTCAAAttctgaagtgtgtgtgtgtgtgtgtgtgtgtgtgtgtgtgtgtgtgatgaataCACTTTAACTGCCGTGTATTCATCAGATAACTGAGGTAATTTTGATCGCAGCACATCTGtgaatttattaaatattttcccAAATAAAATTGAAAGTTTATATAAAAAACAACCAGAGATTTCCGATTTGTTTTATAGCCTCAGATTTTCCAGTGTTGCACCTTTTAGACGTCGTCTAAACGCCCATTCACCCTTACTGGAGATTTATGACTCAGTGGAATTCTACATCATAACCACAAACCCCTCTGAAACCCGACTAACCCGACCCTTACTAAATGGCATGTCGACAAAGCTCACGCCTCTTGTGATTGGCCTGTTCAGTACCATCACCCCTCCTGTGCGTTTCCAGCTATGTTTTTGGGGCAGTTCTTGAATTTAGCCATCAGAATAAAATCATTGTGTCAGTATAAGGAAAAATAATCATACGGTCAATATGAGGACACACAAATGTCTGCAAATTCATGGTGGGAGATAGCTGAAACCTTCAGAATGAgcaaagaagtgaaaaaacTAGAGGGACAAATTTAAGAGTGAGAACctagagaggggggaaaaaataccTGGCATTTTGATTGTATCAGCTGTCAAGTAAAACACAGGGGCACAACCTCCCCATAAATGCTGCCAACGGCATCAGCTGCTAACATAGGCTACATTATTGACTCTGCAAAGACTCAttgcagaagtctaaatcaggtCTCTGATGAACACTTTTTGGGTGAAAGTTGTTGGAAAAAGGCACGTCTGTGTTTCCTGAAGTCAACGCACGTGGGGTGAACTTGTGTGTGAActgttttatggacaaaaagaTGTGACAACATGTACAGGCCAGTGTAGAAACATAAAAATGGAGAATCGGGATGAATGCAGTCCGTCCTGTGTAGCCTCATCTCATTTTAGTCCGTTTAAAATTCAAACTTCTGACTGATAGTCTGGCTCTTTAGGAATTAAGCATCTGATGCAGCAGAATCATCAGAGTATTTAAAAACTAAGTTGACTAATGAGGAAGAGCACACTTGTTAGTGTGCAGAGTGAGCCCCATCGTACTCCAGCATTGACAGatttctgcttttaaaaatgaatgatgCAAGCGTCTGAATAAACAGAGGGGGCAGAGAATAAGCTGTACTGTAGTGAACTTTTAAAAGAGCTTTGGAAAAGCACACAAAAACGAATTTCTCTGTAGAGTAAAATCTGAAGCTCGCACACTTTGCGGTAGTTTCCCGGGAGAAACTCAGCAGGGGAAACAGGAGTGCTGAGCTGGTGAAGTTTTGAAGACTCGAGCTGAAAGTTTTTCTCTGAATCGAGGGGACGCTGTGACTGCTCGCTCGTTGGCTAACAACTAATGACAATAAgcatacgtgtgtgtgtctttaaactttatttaattcagcttaATAAAGTGTGACTTAATAATGCATATGGCTCTTTTTGAAAGAAGCGTTTgaactgatttgttttttaaaggtgtCAAATGTGTTTAGTCTTTCAATTTAAACTTTAAGCAGAAAGTTtgctttcttctgtttttatttttaaactgaaaaaaggGTGTCCCGATGAAACCCTGCAAAACTCCCACATTATAAATAGAATTTCCCACTTCCTGTTTGACAGGTTGGACCTTCAGTGTGGAGCACTTCTCTGTAACAATATGAAAGTTTTGAGTGTGTGGTTAGTTTTTACAGCGAGAAAAAGCTGGCGAGCGGGGAAAATCCTTGCAGGAGAGATCAGAAACTCCACATGAAATTAGTTGTATTGCCAGTAAAAGGGCTGAAAAAAAATTCCGTACTTCAGCCTAAGTAATGTGACGCTCCTGAACTGACCTCTATTTACTATTAATTTACAGGAAATCTGAGAAATGCAACTGACtcagtctttgttttgtctgtAAAACATTTCTCTAAACTTTTTATGAGTAACAGCTGTGACACAGTTGTAAGTATGATTTGGTTCCTGAAAAAAATTGCAGCAATCGTTAAGTCCTGTTGGGTAAAACTGAACGACGCCACTTGATACTGATGCTCACCTGTAGAGACGATCCATACCAACGCTGGGATTGGTATCAGATCGATAATCTGGCTCTATCCTCCAAGTTCAGCATGTAGCCcactgaattgttttttttttgttgttgtttttagaaattaaaaaatgtacttCAAACATGCACAATAAAAAATCTCTGAATCTTTTTGTGTTGAATGTCACATCTTTTAATAAtagcctatagcacatttaaacaacagaagttgaCCCAAAGACAGGCACGTACACCTTCCACTTCTCAAAACAAAACCGAAAGGTGTGTTAACTTattattgtagaaaatgaaagtgaTTTGGTGGTAAttgaaatgtgttcagaatttgacGAACTGAGATTCATCTCTTACGTTATGAAACACTGCTCTCCCttacataagctgcctttataggttaaaagtatcAGTATCGGTATTGATATCAGCAGTACCTCCCCTGTATTTACCTGGTGTTTTTGACATTTCAGACGGGGACTGTAGACCATTAAAACATTCCTCTTTCCGAAGAGTTTACTACTATAGAAGAAGGTCTTGTATAGAGGTTATTCTGCCTGTAAACACAATAGCTCGAAAAGTTTTGAATCAATTCCGACAAAACTTTGCAGGGGtgtagaccagcggtccccaaccttttttgtgccacagaccggtttaatgtcagacaatattttcacagaccagcctttaaggtgtcgcggataaatacaacaaaataaaatgatacgaccaagacaaaaactgtggtgttttgtaaatataataataaacgtgaattcactgtgtaattctgtaactttattagcagagTCCTCTGGAAATGCGGCAACAACATtaagagtaacatcctcctctctgccccttaatgctctctggtcactatggtaatgcgtaaatatttcttccaaaataagacacacaactacaacatgggaaaagacccagagaaaccgagttaacgataaaaaccctgaaaaccatgaatttcacacctgagcctcaactctcgcagcccggtaccaGTCCGTGGCCTGGGGGTTAGGGACCGCTGGTGTAGAGTGCGGTGATGTTAACAGTCCAATAAAATTTGGCCTACATCTACTGAGGTCTTGAAGGTCAGCAGATTGATCTTAATGTCAAAGTGCTATGTAGACTTAAACCTATGATTCTTCCTGCCTTTGTCTGTATTGACAACATATAGGCATGTAGGGGATGATATATGGGGATTCTAAGTATCTTCCTCTGAAGGTCAACTAGGGTCAAACTTCCATAAAATGTCTATTATCTTTAAAATTATGTCTTTAAAATTCTActgcttttgtttgtattggaaatatttaggaaatgatgCTGTTATGCCTGGGCAGAGGTAATAAGGTAATAGGCTTCGTCTGGCCATGAAACTGCTTGTCAGTCATTTATCCCAACAAAAGCTATACAGAACGAAGATCAGTGATCACAGGGTGGGTGGAAGACGCGATGATGCACCTCATGATGGCACCAAAATGTGCAAAGGATGAAAGAAATGATGGGAAATCGTGCAAAGTTGTGCAGTTTATGAAGACGTGCCAAACGTTTTTGTCTAACCTCACACCTCCATTTAATTGTCTTTGTGAccatttgacctttgaccttacaGATATCACATACTCCATTACACATAATACGCATTGCAAAACCTGCGTAACTAATAATAAGTCACCCATGTTCCTGTGAATCAGAAATAGCAAAGAACTGTTAGAGATATGCGTCATTACTTTAAAATGGTCATCAAACCGAATTTAGGGGAAGT
This is a stretch of genomic DNA from Pelmatolapia mariae isolate MD_Pm_ZW linkage group LG16_19, Pm_UMD_F_2, whole genome shotgun sequence. It encodes these proteins:
- the nifk gene encoding MKI67 FHA domain-interacting nucleolar phosphoprotein — protein: MSESGAEAAPAAAKELLALNPAQESDFRKKVQEVKKKKSGKANRLTPGVIYVSHLPRNLVEPQLKSYFGQFGKILRLRLSRSKKTGNSKGYAFIEFDCDEVAKIVAETMNNYLMGERLIKCQVFPPEKVHEKLFVGSERGFKKPTYPAVTRYNKKHTEEEIAKMTGKLLRKESRLRKRIAAYGIEYEFPGFAAQVPKKKSSSDAGNVSSCTDDSTPVCTPSFLERRKSTAAENDADDEIIIKMPAVDKEEDSEEEEEEEEEEEEGSDEEEEEESEEDSEEEAE